One stretch of Streptomyces peucetius DNA includes these proteins:
- a CDS encoding acyl-CoA carboxylase subunit epsilon: MIKVVRGNPTPEELAAALAVVQARAAAIEGGAADGPRPPEGWSDPARIARSSRPLPGPRAWARSYWPV; encoded by the coding sequence ATGATCAAGGTCGTACGAGGCAACCCGACCCCCGAGGAGCTGGCCGCCGCCCTGGCGGTGGTCCAGGCCCGCGCCGCGGCGATCGAAGGCGGCGCGGCCGACGGCCCCAGGCCGCCCGAGGGCTGGTCGGACCCGGCACGCATCGCGCGCAGCAGCAGGCCGCTGCCGGGACCACGGGCGTGGGCGCGCAGCTACTGGCCGGTCTGA
- a CDS encoding acyl-CoA carboxylase subunit beta: MSEPENALSQNPSSHTTAGKIADLQRRIDEATHAGSARAVEKQHAKGKLTARERIELLLDEDSFVELDEFARHRSTNFGLEKTRPYGDGVVTGYGTVDGRPVAVFSQDFTVFGGALGEVFGQKIIKVMDFALKTGCPVIGINDSGGARIQEGVSALGMYGEIFRRNTHASGVIPQISLVVGPCAGGAVYSPAITDFTVMVDQTSHMFITGPDVIKTVTGEDVGFEELGGARTHNTTSGVAHHMSGDEKDAIEYVKSLLSYLPSNNLSEPPSFPEEADTAVSDEDRELDTLIPDSANQPYDIRTVIEHVLDDGEFLETQAMFAPNIVTGFGRVEGYPVGIVANQPMQFAGCLDINASEKAARFVRTCDAFNVPVLTFVDVPGFLPGVDQEYGGIIRRGAKLIYAYAEATVPLITVITRKAFGGAYDVMGSKHLGADLNLAWPTAQIAVMGAQGAVNILHRRTIAAEAPEDQEATRARLIQEYEDALLNPYTAAERGYIDAVIMPSETRAQLVKGLRQLRTKRESLPPKKHGNIPL, from the coding sequence ATGTCCGAGCCGGAAAACGCCCTCTCGCAGAATCCGAGCAGCCACACCACCGCGGGAAAGATCGCGGATCTTCAGCGCCGTATCGACGAGGCGACGCACGCCGGTTCCGCTCGTGCGGTGGAAAAGCAGCATGCGAAAGGCAAGTTGACGGCTCGCGAGCGGATCGAGCTGCTCCTGGACGAGGACTCGTTCGTGGAGCTCGACGAGTTCGCCCGGCACCGTTCGACCAACTTCGGCCTTGAGAAGACCCGTCCCTACGGCGACGGTGTCGTCACGGGTTACGGCACGGTCGACGGCCGCCCCGTCGCCGTCTTCTCGCAGGACTTCACCGTCTTCGGCGGTGCTCTCGGCGAGGTGTTCGGACAGAAGATCATCAAGGTGATGGACTTCGCCCTGAAGACCGGCTGCCCGGTAATCGGCATCAACGACTCCGGCGGCGCCCGCATCCAGGAGGGCGTCAGCGCGCTCGGCATGTACGGCGAGATCTTCCGCCGCAACACCCACGCCTCCGGCGTCATCCCGCAGATCTCGCTGGTCGTCGGCCCGTGCGCGGGCGGTGCGGTGTACTCCCCCGCGATCACCGACTTCACGGTGATGGTCGACCAGACCTCGCACATGTTCATCACCGGCCCCGACGTCATCAAGACCGTCACCGGCGAGGACGTCGGCTTCGAGGAACTGGGCGGCGCCCGGACGCACAACACCACGTCCGGTGTCGCGCACCACATGTCGGGCGACGAGAAGGACGCCATCGAGTACGTCAAGTCCCTGCTGTCGTACCTGCCGTCCAACAACCTCTCCGAGCCGCCGTCCTTCCCCGAGGAGGCGGACACCGCGGTCAGCGACGAGGACCGCGAACTGGACACCCTCATCCCGGACTCGGCGAACCAGCCGTACGACATCCGCACCGTCATCGAGCACGTCCTCGACGACGGCGAGTTCCTGGAGACGCAGGCGATGTTCGCCCCGAACATCGTCACCGGCTTCGGCCGGGTCGAGGGCTACCCGGTCGGCATCGTCGCCAACCAGCCGATGCAGTTCGCCGGCTGCCTGGACATCAACGCCTCCGAGAAGGCCGCGCGCTTCGTGCGCACCTGTGACGCCTTCAACGTCCCGGTGCTGACCTTCGTGGACGTGCCCGGCTTCCTGCCGGGCGTGGACCAGGAGTACGGCGGCATCATCCGCCGCGGCGCCAAGCTGATCTACGCGTACGCCGAGGCCACCGTCCCGCTGATCACCGTCATCACCCGCAAGGCGTTCGGTGGCGCGTACGACGTCATGGGCTCCAAGCACCTCGGCGCCGACCTCAACCTGGCCTGGCCGACCGCGCAGATCGCGGTCATGGGCGCGCAGGGCGCGGTGAACATCCTGCACCGCCGCACCATCGCGGCCGAGGCGCCGGAGGACCAGGAGGCGACCCGGGCGCGGCTGATCCAGGAGTACGAGGACGCCCTGCTCAACCCGTACACGGCGGCCGAACGCGGCTACATCGACGCGGTGATCATGCCGTCGGAGACCCGGGCCCAGCTCGTGAAGGGCCTGCGCCAGCTGCGCACCAAGCGGGAGAGTCTGCCCCCGAAGAAGCACGGGAACATTCCCCTGTAG
- a CDS encoding biotin--[acetyl-CoA-carboxylase] ligase, producing the protein MTPPNAPESRWSDLDRPPLNVAALRRGVVVPGGLWTSLDVVAATGSTNSDLAARAAALPEGAVLIAEEQTAGRGRLERAWTAPARSGLFFSVLLRPGTDVPVTRWGWLPLLAGVAAASGLARAAGVDMSLKWPNDLLVTVDGEERKTGGILLERAGDDAVVLGIGINVSLRADELPVPGAGSIGLANAVSTDRDPLLRAVLRSLEKWYTAWRTAVGDPAACGLQEAYAAGCATLGRRVRAELPGGTAVTGEAVALDGDGRLVLATDDGTRRPVSAGDIVHLRPAV; encoded by the coding sequence ATGACGCCTCCGAATGCGCCCGAGAGCCGCTGGTCCGACCTCGACCGGCCTCCTCTGAACGTCGCCGCCCTGCGCCGCGGCGTCGTCGTACCCGGAGGCCTGTGGACCTCCCTGGACGTGGTGGCGGCCACCGGCTCCACCAACTCCGACCTGGCGGCACGGGCGGCGGCCCTGCCCGAGGGCGCCGTGCTGATCGCCGAGGAGCAGACCGCGGGGCGGGGCCGGCTGGAACGCGCCTGGACCGCGCCCGCCCGCTCCGGCCTCTTCTTCTCGGTCCTCCTGCGGCCCGGCACGGACGTGCCCGTCACCCGCTGGGGCTGGCTGCCGCTGCTCGCCGGCGTCGCCGCCGCGAGCGGACTCGCACGGGCCGCGGGCGTCGACATGTCCCTCAAATGGCCCAACGACCTGCTGGTCACCGTGGACGGCGAGGAACGCAAGACCGGAGGCATCCTCCTGGAACGCGCCGGGGACGACGCCGTGGTGCTCGGCATCGGCATCAACGTGTCGCTGCGCGCCGACGAGCTCCCCGTGCCGGGTGCGGGGTCGATCGGGCTGGCGAACGCCGTCTCCACGGACCGCGACCCGCTGCTGCGGGCCGTGCTGCGCTCCCTCGAGAAGTGGTACACCGCGTGGCGCACCGCCGTCGGCGACCCGGCCGCCTGCGGGCTCCAGGAGGCGTACGCGGCGGGCTGCGCCACCCTGGGCCGCCGAGTGCGTGCGGAGCTGCCCGGCGGCACGGCCGTGACCGGAGAGGCGGTCGCCCTGGACGGCGACGGCAGGCTGGTGCTGGCCACCGACGACGGCACGCGCCGGCCCGTGAGCGCGGGCGACATCGTGCACCTGCGGCCGGCGGTCTGA
- a CDS encoding adenylate/guanylate cyclase domain-containing protein, whose protein sequence is MHPTPHHEVDHTAEPSDDPLAIRLEQLILGAERRYTAFQAARTAGVSMELAARFWRAMGFADIGQAKALTEADVLALRRLAGLVEAGLLSEPMAVQVARSTGQTTARLADWQIDSFLEGLTEPPEPGMTRTEVTYPLVELLLPELEEFLVYVWRRQLAAATGRVVQAADDEEMVDRRLAVGFADLVGFTRLTRRLEEEELGELVEAFETTCADLVAAHSGRLIKTLGDEVLYAADDAGTAAEIALRLIETMTDDESMPALRVGIAFGTVTTRMGDVFGTTVNLASRLTSIAPKDALLVDGAFAEELIRTGDAPASEAEAAEEAVKAEKEGREVPTYRFALQPMWQRPVRGLGVVEPWLLTRRPS, encoded by the coding sequence GTGCACCCGACGCCCCACCACGAGGTCGACCACACGGCGGAGCCGTCCGACGATCCGCTGGCCATCCGGCTGGAACAGCTGATCCTCGGCGCCGAGCGGCGTTACACCGCCTTCCAGGCCGCCCGTACCGCCGGCGTCTCCATGGAGCTCGCCGCCCGTTTCTGGCGGGCCATGGGCTTCGCCGACATCGGACAGGCGAAGGCCCTCACCGAGGCGGACGTGCTCGCCCTGCGGCGGCTCGCCGGCCTGGTCGAGGCGGGCCTGCTCAGCGAACCGATGGCGGTCCAGGTCGCCCGCTCGACCGGGCAGACCACCGCCAGGCTCGCCGACTGGCAGATCGACTCCTTCCTCGAGGGACTGACCGAGCCACCCGAGCCCGGCATGACCCGCACCGAGGTCACCTACCCGCTGGTCGAGCTGCTGCTGCCGGAGCTCGAGGAGTTCCTCGTCTATGTGTGGCGGCGGCAGCTGGCGGCGGCGACCGGCCGGGTCGTCCAGGCCGCGGACGACGAGGAGATGGTCGACCGCCGCCTCGCCGTCGGCTTCGCCGACCTCGTCGGCTTCACCCGGCTGACCCGCCGGCTGGAGGAGGAGGAGCTGGGCGAGCTCGTCGAGGCGTTCGAGACCACCTGCGCGGACCTGGTCGCCGCACACAGCGGCCGGCTGATCAAGACCCTCGGCGACGAGGTCTTGTACGCGGCGGACGACGCCGGTACGGCGGCGGAGATCGCGCTCCGGCTCATCGAGACGATGACCGACGACGAGTCGATGCCGGCCCTGCGGGTGGGCATCGCCTTCGGGACGGTCACGACGCGGATGGGCGACGTCTTCGGTACGACGGTCAACCTGGCGAGCCGGCTGACGTCGATAGCGCCGAAGGACGCGCTGCTGGTGGACGGGGCGTTCGCGGAGGAACTGATCCGCACGGGCGACGCACCGGCCTCCGAGGCGGAGGCGGCGGAGGAAGCGGTCAAGGCGGAGAAGGAGGGGCGCGAGGTGCCGACGTACCGCTTCGCGCTCCAGCCGATGTGGCAGCGGCCGGTGCGGGGGCTCGGCGTCGTGGAGCCCTGGCTCCTGACCCGCCGCCCCTCCTGA
- a CDS encoding enoyl-CoA hydratase/isomerase family protein, which yields MSESEQRFGEFVAVRKHEHGHVAELVLDRPKAMNAVSTEMARSIRAACDALAADREVRVGVVSSTSERAFCVGADLKERNSFSDADLSRQRPTTRGAYTGVLELPMPTVAAVHGFALGGGFELALSCDVIVADATAVVGLPEVSVGVIPGGGGTQLLPRRVGAARAAELVFTARRVEAAEARELGLVDVLAEDARTEALALAARMAANSPVGLRNAKKAMRLGHGLDLRAGLEVEDAAWRATAFSGDRAEGVAAFNEKRKPQWPGE from the coding sequence ATGTCGGAGTCCGAGCAGCGGTTCGGGGAGTTCGTCGCCGTCCGCAAGCACGAACACGGCCACGTCGCCGAGCTCGTCCTGGACCGCCCCAAGGCCATGAACGCCGTCTCCACGGAGATGGCACGCTCCATCCGGGCCGCCTGCGACGCGCTCGCGGCGGACCGCGAGGTGCGCGTGGGTGTGGTCAGTTCCACCAGTGAGCGCGCCTTCTGCGTCGGCGCCGACCTGAAGGAGCGCAACTCCTTCTCGGACGCCGACCTGTCGCGGCAGCGGCCGACCACCCGCGGCGCGTACACCGGTGTGCTGGAGCTGCCGATGCCGACCGTCGCGGCCGTGCACGGGTTCGCGCTCGGCGGGGGCTTCGAGCTGGCGCTGTCGTGTGACGTGATCGTCGCCGACGCCACCGCGGTCGTCGGTCTGCCCGAGGTGTCCGTCGGGGTCATCCCCGGCGGTGGCGGCACGCAGCTGCTGCCGCGCAGGGTCGGGGCCGCCCGCGCCGCGGAGCTCGTGTTCACGGCGCGGCGCGTGGAGGCCGCCGAGGCAAGGGAGTTGGGCCTGGTCGACGTCCTCGCGGAGGACGCCCGTACCGAGGCGCTCGCCCTCGCCGCCCGGATGGCCGCGAATTCGCCGGTGGGGCTGCGCAACGCGAAGAAGGCCATGCGCCTCGGGCACGGGCTCGACCTGAGGGCCGGTCTCGAGGTCGAGGACGCCGCGTGGCGGGCGACGGCGTTCTCCGGGGACCGCGCGGAGGGCGTCGCCGCGTTCAACGAGAAGCGGAAGCCGCAGTGGCCCGGCGAGTGA
- a CDS encoding diguanylate cyclase domain-containing protein, translating into MAVDGRLRAVVALAQAMAAAQTPRESWRAAALGACGALAGSFAALSVWERERGRLRVLVNAGERASDEEEFPDSEAYPVNRFPEITEFLHERWAGGGEPEAWVETAAGPATSGHGYCHQRVAALRRRGRGCCVVAPIVLHGRAWGELYVARPESAAVFDRDDADFATVLASVVAAGIAQTERLEEVRKLAFTDPLTGLANRRAVDTRLDEALERHRSDGAVVSLVVCDVNGLKRVNDTQGHAVGDRLLERFGSVLSLCGAMLPGALAARLGGDEFCLVTVGPSADEVVEVAGQLCIRAKDLELGEGVACGVASTGDPIGEVRSARRLFRLADAAQYRAKAARSPMPVVAGRDGTVMRLADSPPRSAQDRRRFRDARPEESEEEPWSEP; encoded by the coding sequence ATGGCTGTGGATGGGCGGTTGCGAGCCGTGGTGGCGCTGGCGCAGGCGATGGCCGCGGCCCAGACGCCGCGTGAGTCCTGGCGGGCGGCGGCGCTCGGTGCCTGCGGCGCGCTCGCCGGGTCGTTCGCGGCGCTGTCCGTGTGGGAACGGGAGCGCGGGCGGCTGCGGGTGCTGGTGAACGCGGGTGAACGCGCGTCGGACGAAGAGGAGTTCCCCGACTCCGAGGCGTACCCGGTGAACCGTTTTCCCGAGATCACCGAGTTCCTTCACGAGCGCTGGGCCGGTGGCGGTGAACCGGAGGCGTGGGTGGAGACGGCGGCGGGGCCGGCGACCTCCGGGCACGGCTACTGCCACCAGAGGGTCGCCGCGCTGCGCCGACGTGGCCGGGGCTGCTGTGTCGTCGCGCCGATCGTGCTGCATGGCAGGGCGTGGGGAGAGCTGTACGTGGCCCGGCCGGAGTCGGCCGCGGTGTTCGACCGGGACGACGCCGACTTCGCGACCGTCCTGGCGTCCGTCGTGGCGGCCGGTATCGCCCAGACCGAGCGGCTCGAGGAGGTCCGTAAGCTCGCGTTCACCGACCCCCTCACCGGCCTCGCCAACCGCCGTGCGGTGGACACGCGGCTCGACGAGGCACTGGAGCGGCACCGGTCGGACGGCGCGGTCGTCAGCCTGGTGGTGTGCGACGTCAACGGGCTCAAGCGGGTGAACGACACCCAGGGCCACGCCGTCGGCGACCGGCTGCTGGAACGGTTCGGCTCGGTCCTGTCGCTCTGTGGGGCGATGCTGCCGGGTGCGCTGGCGGCCCGGCTCGGCGGTGACGAGTTCTGCCTGGTCACGGTGGGGCCGTCGGCCGACGAGGTGGTCGAGGTCGCAGGCCAACTGTGCATCCGGGCGAAGGACTTGGAGCTGGGCGAGGGCGTCGCCTGCGGGGTCGCGTCGACGGGCGACCCGATCGGCGAGGTGCGCTCGGCCCGGCGGCTCTTCCGGCTGGCGGACGCGGCCCAGTACCGGGCCAAGGCGGCGCGCTCCCCGATGCCGGTGGTGGCCGGCCGGGACGGCACGGTGATGCGGCTCGCGGACTCGCCGCCGCGTTCCGCGCAGGACCGACGCCGCTTCCGGGACGCCCGCCCGGAGGAGTCGGAGGAGGAGCCCTGGAGCGAGCCGTGA
- the hutH gene encoding histidine ammonia-lyase yields MQTVVVGTSGTTADDVIAVARHGARVELSGEALAALAEARSIVDALAAKPEPVYGVSTGFGALATRHISPELRAQLQRNIVRSHAAGMGPRVEREVVRALMFLRLKTVCSGRTGVRPEVAQTMADVLNAGITPVVHEYGSLGCSGDLAPLSHCALALMGEGDAEGPDGTVRPADELLAEHGIAPVELREKEGLALLNGTDGMLGMLVMALADLDRLYKSADITAALTLEALLGTEKVLAPELHAIRPHPGQGASAANMLAVLKGSGLTGHFQEEEAPRVQDAYSVRCAPQVAGAGRDTMAHARLVADRELASAVDNPVVLPDGRVESNGNFHGAPVAYVLDFLAIAAADLGSIAERRTDRLLDKNRSHGLPPFLADDAGVDSGLMIAQYTQAALVSELKRLAVPASADSIPSSAMQEDHVSMGWSAARKLRTAVGNLGRIIAVELYAATRAIELRRHLTPAPASQAAIEALRAAGVQGPGPDRFLAPDLEAADAFVREGRLVAAVEPVTGPLA; encoded by the coding sequence ATGCAAACAGTCGTGGTGGGGACGTCCGGTACCACCGCCGATGACGTCATCGCCGTGGCCCGTCACGGCGCCCGTGTCGAGCTCTCCGGCGAGGCCCTCGCCGCCCTTGCCGAGGCCCGTTCGATCGTGGACGCGCTGGCCGCCAAGCCCGAGCCCGTCTACGGCGTCTCCACCGGATTCGGCGCCCTCGCCACCCGCCACATCAGCCCCGAGCTCCGTGCCCAGCTGCAGCGCAACATCGTGCGCTCGCACGCCGCCGGCATGGGGCCGCGCGTCGAGCGCGAGGTGGTCCGCGCACTGATGTTCCTCCGTCTGAAGACCGTCTGCTCCGGCCGTACCGGCGTACGCCCCGAGGTCGCGCAGACCATGGCCGACGTGCTGAACGCGGGCATCACGCCCGTCGTCCACGAGTACGGCTCCCTCGGCTGCTCGGGCGACCTCGCCCCGCTCTCCCACTGCGCACTCGCGCTCATGGGCGAGGGCGACGCCGAGGGCCCCGACGGCACGGTCCGGCCCGCGGACGAGCTGCTCGCGGAGCACGGCATCGCTCCCGTCGAACTGCGCGAGAAGGAGGGCCTTGCCCTCCTCAACGGCACCGACGGCATGCTCGGCATGCTCGTCATGGCGCTCGCCGACCTCGACCGCCTCTACAAGTCGGCCGACATCACCGCCGCCCTGACGCTGGAGGCCCTGCTCGGCACCGAGAAGGTCCTCGCGCCGGAACTGCACGCCATTCGCCCCCACCCCGGCCAGGGGGCCTCCGCGGCGAACATGCTCGCCGTCCTGAAGGGCTCCGGCCTCACCGGTCACTTCCAGGAGGAAGAGGCACCTCGCGTCCAGGACGCCTACTCGGTGCGCTGCGCCCCGCAGGTCGCGGGCGCCGGCCGCGACACCATGGCCCATGCCCGCCTCGTCGCGGACCGCGAACTCGCCTCCGCCGTCGACAACCCGGTCGTTCTGCCCGACGGCCGCGTGGAGTCCAACGGCAACTTCCACGGCGCGCCCGTCGCGTACGTACTGGACTTCCTCGCCATCGCCGCCGCCGACCTCGGCTCCATCGCCGAGCGCCGCACCGACCGGCTCCTCGACAAGAACCGCAGCCACGGCCTGCCGCCGTTCCTCGCCGACGACGCGGGCGTCGACTCCGGCCTGATGATCGCCCAGTACACGCAGGCCGCCCTGGTCAGCGAGCTGAAGCGGCTGGCCGTCCCGGCGTCCGCCGACTCCATCCCTTCCTCCGCCATGCAGGAGGACCATGTCTCCATGGGCTGGTCGGCCGCCCGGAAGCTGCGCACCGCCGTCGGCAACCTGGGAAGGATCATCGCCGTCGAGCTGTACGCGGCGACCCGCGCCATCGAGCTGCGCCGCCATCTCACGCCGGCCCCGGCCTCGCAGGCCGCCATCGAGGCGCTGCGCGCGGCAGGCGTCCAGGGCCCCGGCCCGGACCGCTTCCTCGCGCCCGACCTGGAGGCGGCGGACGCGTTCGTACGGGAGGGACGGCTCGTCGCGGCCGTCGAGCCGGTGACCGGCCCGCTGGCCTGA
- a CDS encoding LAETG motif-containing sortase-dependent surface protein: MSVARRPLITATAAGTLLCGLWFVPSANATAERPAGERPAAASSGSVTQQAGQERLLLAETGTVDTTPYVIGGSVCLAVGAGFVALSTRREAPGAV, encoded by the coding sequence GTGTCCGTCGCACGTCGACCGCTGATCACCGCCACTGCCGCAGGAACGCTGCTGTGCGGGCTGTGGTTCGTTCCCTCGGCGAACGCCACTGCCGAGAGACCTGCCGGGGAGCGGCCGGCAGCCGCGTCCTCCGGTTCGGTGACGCAGCAGGCCGGCCAGGAGCGACTGCTGCTGGCGGAGACGGGCACCGTGGACACCACCCCGTATGTGATCGGCGGCTCGGTGTGCCTCGCCGTCGGGGCGGGCTTCGTCGCCCTTTCGACGCGCAGGGAGGCACCCGGCGCCGTCTGA
- a CDS encoding L,D-transpeptidase, whose amino-acid sequence MEKRVMTDSKRRSGLKVASAVLGGVLVLSACNGGEDDKDAAAENTRTSQAQIDEAAAKEVSKARIAILPENGATNASINNAAKVTVTDGTLTEVTMTTKEGTPVEGTLAADGKSWKPDGQLERSTTYKISATAKDSAGLEAHENASFTTVSPANSFIGYFTPEDGSTVGVGMPVSIKFNKAIMDRKAVQSAITVSSSSGQEVVGHWFNSQRLDFRPDQYWAEGSTVTLKLALDGVEGAEGVYGVQEKTVTFKVGRNQVSTVDAATKTMTVTQDGKTIKTIPISAGSPENPTYNGQMVISEKFKETRMNGATVGFTDDDGKGEYDIKDVPHAMRLSTSGTFIHGNYWGPDSVFGSANTSHGCVGLNDVKGAGDAKQPAAWFYNNSLIGDVVIVKNSQDTTIKPDNGLNGWNMDWAQWKAGSAV is encoded by the coding sequence ATGGAGAAGCGTGTGATGACGGACAGCAAGCGGCGCAGCGGCCTCAAGGTCGCATCTGCGGTGCTCGGGGGTGTGCTGGTCCTGTCGGCCTGCAACGGCGGGGAAGATGACAAGGACGCGGCCGCCGAGAACACCAGGACGTCACAGGCGCAGATCGACGAGGCGGCCGCCAAGGAAGTCTCCAAGGCCCGAATAGCGATCCTGCCGGAGAACGGCGCGACGAACGCGAGCATCAACAACGCTGCCAAGGTCACCGTGACGGACGGCACCCTGACCGAGGTCACCATGACGACCAAGGAGGGCACCCCGGTCGAGGGCACCCTCGCGGCCGACGGCAAGAGCTGGAAGCCCGACGGCCAGCTCGAGCGCTCCACCACGTACAAGATCTCCGCCACGGCGAAGGACTCCGCCGGCCTGGAGGCGCACGAGAACGCGTCGTTCACCACCGTCTCGCCCGCCAACAGCTTCATCGGCTACTTCACGCCGGAGGACGGTTCCACCGTCGGCGTCGGCATGCCCGTGTCGATCAAGTTCAACAAGGCGATCATGGACCGCAAGGCCGTCCAGTCCGCCATCACCGTCAGCTCCAGCAGCGGCCAGGAGGTCGTCGGCCACTGGTTCAACAGCCAGCGCCTGGACTTCCGCCCCGACCAGTACTGGGCCGAGGGCTCCACGGTCACGCTGAAGCTCGCCCTGGACGGCGTCGAGGGCGCCGAGGGCGTCTACGGCGTCCAGGAGAAGACCGTCACCTTCAAGGTCGGCCGCAACCAGGTCTCCACTGTCGACGCCGCCACCAAGACCATGACGGTCACCCAGGACGGCAAGACGATCAAGACCATCCCGATCTCCGCCGGCTCCCCGGAGAACCCGACCTACAACGGTCAGATGGTGATCTCCGAGAAGTTCAAGGAGACCCGGATGAACGGCGCGACGGTCGGCTTCACCGACGACGACGGCAAGGGCGAGTACGACATCAAGGACGTGCCGCACGCCATGCGGCTGTCCACGTCGGGCACGTTCATCCACGGCAACTACTGGGGCCCCGACTCCGTCTTCGGCAGCGCCAACACCAGCCACGGCTGTGTCGGCCTGAACGACGTCAAGGGCGCCGGCGACGCGAAGCAGCCCGCCGCCTGGTTCTACAACAACTCGCTCATCGGCGACGTCGTCATCGTCAAGAACTCCCAGGACACCACCATCAAGCCGGACAACGGCCTGAACGGCTGGAACATGGACTGGGCGCAGTGGAAGGCCGGCTCCGCCGTCTGA